A genomic region of Mesobacillus jeotgali contains the following coding sequences:
- a CDS encoding M14 family zinc carboxypeptidase: MVKRLLKVATAALILVLAFSSAAYAALQTGGPSTNGNTNINSTLSYTEVVKILEDIESSGKGKVEVSTLDQYGKSEQGRSIYVAKVGTGPQKIWIQAQIHGNEKLVTEAALQLLKTYAKSGDKDVEKVLEEATLYFIPMYNPDGAEMNIRHTKLAESGKLIDLNRDWTLNGFEAVESEVVYAYWTDVKPDFAIDLHHQGLKQVYGTNESTSFSLGISLAPDGPTLPGTGYNDITKQMMAYVYDDLKDYGYTHIDRYQVWIDREKGTAYDIDIKGGVVSAMMMGLNYKNLNPEKHSHPAVFFETKGNSTDGSLGQKSNGYLTKQNYLALKSLVHGFVTGEVEEVNPEDWYNIPYYPLAGYMTDYNGIVPVGSDSGF; this comes from the coding sequence ATGGTTAAAAGATTATTGAAAGTTGCAACGGCTGCCTTGATCCTTGTTCTTGCGTTCAGCTCAGCTGCATATGCAGCGCTTCAGACTGGGGGACCATCTACGAACGGCAATACAAACATTAACAGCACCCTCTCTTATACAGAAGTGGTCAAAATCCTTGAAGACATTGAGAGTAGCGGCAAAGGAAAGGTTGAAGTATCTACACTTGATCAGTATGGAAAGTCTGAGCAGGGCAGAAGCATTTATGTTGCAAAAGTGGGGACAGGCCCTCAAAAAATATGGATTCAGGCTCAAATCCACGGAAACGAGAAATTGGTTACCGAAGCAGCACTTCAGCTTTTAAAGACTTATGCGAAAAGCGGAGATAAGGATGTTGAAAAGGTACTTGAAGAGGCAACTCTTTATTTCATCCCAATGTATAATCCGGATGGAGCAGAAATGAACATTCGCCATACGAAATTGGCCGAAAGCGGAAAATTGATTGATTTGAACCGTGATTGGACTCTTAACGGTTTTGAAGCAGTAGAATCAGAAGTAGTCTATGCTTACTGGACGGACGTTAAGCCTGATTTCGCAATCGACCTTCATCACCAGGGGCTTAAGCAAGTCTATGGAACAAACGAGTCCACTTCATTCTCACTTGGAATCTCTCTTGCACCGGATGGACCTACACTTCCTGGTACAGGTTATAATGACATCACCAAGCAGATGATGGCTTATGTCTATGATGATTTGAAAGATTATGGTTATACACATATTGATCGCTACCAAGTCTGGATTGATAGAGAAAAAGGAACAGCCTACGATATCGATATCAAGGGCGGCGTTGTATCAGCGATGATGATGGGGCTGAACTACAAGAATCTGAACCCGGAAAAACATAGCCATCCAGCTGTATTCTTTGAGACAAAAGGAAATTCTACTGATGGAAGTCTTGGCCAAAAATCAAATGGCTACCTGACAAAGCAGAATTACCTGGCATTGAAATCTTTGGTACACGGATTTGTAACTGGAGAAGTCGAAGAGGTGAATCCAGAAGACTGGTATAACATCCCGTATTATCCTCTTGCAGGGTACATGACGGATTATAATGGAATTGTACCTGTTGGATCTGACAGCGGCTTTTAA
- a CDS encoding VanW family protein — protein sequence MESLKPIKRSSVRIYLGKKYYRSKRYLDWIFGDKKFSLKKEERPLKHQVFTHQTLLLRELKDVDMWLQHNKVKNLKIATQKLNKVVIRPGETFSYWRLLGNTTKSKGYVDGMILHYGKVRTGVGGGLCQLSNLIYWMTLHTPLTITERYRHSYDVFPDSKRSQPFGSGATCAYNYLDLQIKNETNNTYQLVVYLNDTHLVGEWRSESQPIQTYQVYEREHLITREYWGGYVRHNTIHRKVFNKEKIQIDDEFVTENHAIMMYEPLLEQQTEKVN from the coding sequence ATGGAGTCTTTAAAGCCTATAAAAAGAAGCTCTGTGAGGATTTATCTCGGGAAAAAATATTACCGGTCAAAGAGGTATTTGGATTGGATTTTTGGGGACAAGAAATTCTCTTTGAAAAAAGAAGAACGTCCGCTGAAACATCAGGTTTTCACCCATCAAACATTACTCCTTCGAGAATTGAAGGATGTTGATATGTGGTTACAGCATAACAAGGTGAAGAATCTTAAAATCGCTACGCAAAAGCTGAATAAGGTAGTCATCCGTCCCGGTGAAACTTTTTCTTATTGGCGGTTACTCGGAAATACAACGAAGAGCAAAGGTTATGTAGATGGAATGATCCTTCATTATGGCAAGGTTAGGACAGGGGTTGGCGGCGGGCTATGCCAATTATCAAACCTGATCTATTGGATGACTTTGCACACACCATTAACCATTACTGAAAGATACCGGCACAGCTATGATGTTTTTCCGGATTCCAAAAGAAGTCAGCCTTTTGGCAGCGGAGCCACTTGTGCTTATAATTACCTTGACCTGCAAATTAAAAATGAAACGAATAATACCTATCAATTAGTTGTTTATTTGAATGACACTCATTTAGTAGGTGAATGGAGGTCAGAATCCCAACCAATCCAAACATATCAAGTTTATGAACGAGAGCATTTAATCACCCGGGAATACTGGGGCGGATATGTAAGACATAATACCATTCACCGCAAGGTATTTAACAAAGAGAAAATTCAAATTGATGATGAGTTTGTGACTGAAAATCACGCTATAATGATGTATGAGCCTTTGCTGGAGCAGCAGACTGAGAAAGTTAATTGA
- a CDS encoding proline iminopeptidase-family hydrolase, whose amino-acid sequence MFEEGFVEVTGGRVWYEIYNKDAQGTPVVILHGGPGSSTYSLKGLKALGKDRPVVMYDQLGCGKSDRPDDLSLWNIDRFVEELGQVRKSLKLDEVHILGHSWGTTLAAAYVLTKPSGVKSVIFSSPCLSAPMWEEDQKRNIAKLPADVQETIIRCEESGETDSEEFKAAIKEFNKQFVFRGEPDLEWLKAGAGMKNPVVYETMWGPSEFTVKGNLKTFDCTPQLGEIECPTLYTCGRFDEATPESTEYYARLTPGAEFHVFEKSAHMPYMEEPEEFLQVIGDFLKNSRA is encoded by the coding sequence ATGTTCGAAGAAGGTTTTGTAGAGGTTACCGGCGGGAGAGTCTGGTATGAAATTTATAATAAGGATGCGCAAGGGACACCGGTTGTTATTTTACATGGTGGGCCAGGGTCTTCGACTTATTCGTTAAAAGGTTTGAAGGCGCTGGGCAAGGATCGCCCTGTTGTCATGTATGACCAGCTTGGTTGCGGGAAATCTGATCGTCCTGATGATCTGTCGCTATGGAATATTGACCGGTTTGTCGAGGAGCTTGGACAGGTTCGTAAATCGCTGAAGCTTGATGAAGTTCATATTCTTGGACACTCGTGGGGTACGACTTTGGCAGCAGCTTATGTGCTGACAAAGCCAAGCGGAGTGAAGAGTGTGATTTTTTCAAGTCCGTGTTTGAGTGCGCCAATGTGGGAAGAGGATCAAAAGAGGAATATTGCCAAACTGCCGGCAGACGTGCAGGAGACAATCATACGCTGCGAGGAAAGCGGTGAGACTGATTCTGAAGAATTCAAAGCAGCAATCAAGGAGTTCAATAAGCAATTCGTTTTCCGCGGAGAGCCTGATTTAGAATGGCTAAAGGCAGGAGCCGGCATGAAGAACCCTGTTGTGTATGAAACGATGTGGGGCCCATCTGAATTTACAGTGAAGGGCAATCTAAAGACTTTCGATTGCACACCCCAATTGGGCGAAATCGAGTGTCCGACACTTTATACATGCGGTCGTTTCGATGAGGCGACACCGGAGTCGACGGAGTATTATGCCCGGTTAACGCCAGGAGCTGAGTTCCATGTTTTTGAAAAAAGCGCCCATATGCCTTATATGGAGGAGCCTGAAGAGTTTTTGCAGGTGATTGGTGATTTTTTAAAAAATTCACGAGCTTAA
- a CDS encoding histidine phosphatase family protein: MIHLYVVRHGETEWNKEKRSQGRLDSALTVKGIDDARSLGERLKDTEFCQIISSPSGRTLETARLIKRERPIPLTTDDRLMEIDLGHWQGKTDTEVKDLYPEAYDAYWNEPEAFAGEDGETFLQVQERLLEFLVDLEKKVKEGNVLIVTHGIVLKTLYLLCRNASIKQLWDPPFIHGTSLTILTIENGKRELQLEACISHCSS; encoded by the coding sequence GTGATTCATTTATACGTAGTCAGACATGGTGAGACGGAATGGAATAAAGAGAAAAGAAGCCAGGGAAGACTGGATTCGGCTCTTACGGTTAAAGGGATAGATGATGCGCGCTCGTTGGGTGAACGACTTAAAGATACTGAGTTTTGCCAGATCATTTCTTCTCCAAGCGGCAGAACGCTGGAAACAGCAAGACTTATAAAAAGGGAGCGGCCAATTCCCTTGACTACAGATGACAGGCTGATGGAGATTGATCTTGGTCACTGGCAAGGGAAAACGGATACGGAAGTTAAAGATTTGTACCCAGAAGCATACGATGCCTACTGGAACGAACCGGAAGCCTTTGCAGGCGAAGATGGAGAAACATTTTTACAAGTTCAGGAAAGATTATTGGAGTTTTTGGTCGATCTGGAAAAGAAGGTTAAAGAGGGAAATGTACTGATTGTTACGCATGGAATCGTCCTTAAGACTCTTTATCTTCTTTGCCGAAATGCTTCGATAAAACAATTATGGGATCCGCCTTTTATTCATGGTACGAGCTTAACGATCTTAACAATCGAGAATGGAAAAAGAGAGCTCCAGCTGGAAGCATGTATATCACATTGTTCCTCGTGA
- a CDS encoding DUF4145 domain-containing protein, translated as MNANTYFYQFLEPISKELALLAKELENSIFSSPRTMLTHSRVFIENILQQVVKAEGIVEDPRTGLKERLDLLNDQGYLITEIRDSLHLVRRMGNQAAHDARMFRFSEALLSWEALYSIVKWYVEVYGPVDVTVPEYQDPSPQAEKTFDMSELEVRLKGLEDLLKNPHPQQAETPARAEVAAAVAAPAVEVQETPGFTTIRTITYKGRSLEIPYFLRDAFLLPQRFDKSETFLIRLGAEQEARIMSELPGDLEGLHKNVKRYNEKNDEQFFDELGTFIEEEKVRRNLTLKRQGELFFFYKASHIVVTEELKKVQLTAEEFTGIPSLLRQLNEDQIYTVGQLPMELVILAKYANVGVGTVEKLFDQLKSKVTDKSVHADDDTSTERKSFKKWESLYVKVKLNGNQSVIEGSSVPAIWKEALKWIENNRLPLHDLVKAGVILGSTDNGKRYAIALQPIHPDQRPFTQLHTYQSQLTGEVYYLETKINPKSGLETLGKVLNRLGVEVDIPLLKGE; from the coding sequence ATGAATGCAAATACATATTTTTATCAATTTTTAGAGCCGATTTCAAAGGAATTGGCATTACTGGCTAAGGAATTAGAAAATAGTATCTTTTCCAGCCCGAGAACGATGCTGACTCATTCGCGGGTTTTCATAGAAAACATTTTGCAACAGGTTGTTAAAGCTGAGGGGATCGTTGAGGATCCTCGTACTGGATTGAAGGAGCGGCTTGATCTATTAAATGATCAAGGTTATTTGATTACTGAAATCCGCGACTCCCTGCATTTGGTGCGGAGAATGGGAAACCAGGCGGCACATGATGCGCGGATGTTCCGCTTTTCGGAGGCGCTTTTATCGTGGGAAGCTTTGTATAGCATTGTGAAATGGTATGTGGAGGTGTACGGTCCGGTTGATGTGACCGTGCCGGAATATCAGGACCCTTCTCCCCAGGCAGAAAAAACGTTCGATATGTCTGAGCTTGAGGTCAGGTTAAAGGGATTGGAGGATTTGTTGAAAAATCCTCATCCGCAACAAGCAGAAACTCCAGCGAGAGCAGAAGTAGCAGCCGCTGTTGCTGCACCTGCAGTTGAGGTACAGGAAACGCCTGGGTTCACGACAATCCGTACGATCACTTATAAAGGAAGGTCACTAGAGATTCCTTATTTCCTGCGGGACGCGTTTCTCTTGCCGCAGCGATTTGATAAATCGGAAACCTTCCTGATTCGTCTTGGTGCTGAACAGGAAGCGCGGATTATGAGCGAGCTGCCAGGTGATCTTGAGGGTCTGCACAAGAATGTGAAGCGTTATAATGAAAAGAATGATGAGCAATTTTTCGATGAGCTTGGAACCTTTATTGAAGAAGAGAAAGTACGCCGAAATCTCACATTGAAGCGTCAAGGGGAGCTGTTCTTCTTTTACAAAGCGAGTCATATTGTTGTGACGGAAGAATTGAAAAAAGTTCAGCTAACTGCTGAGGAATTCACGGGCATTCCAAGTTTGCTAAGGCAGTTGAATGAAGACCAGATTTACACTGTCGGCCAGCTTCCAATGGAGCTTGTGATTTTAGCGAAGTATGCCAATGTTGGAGTTGGGACGGTTGAAAAATTATTCGACCAGCTGAAGTCAAAGGTAACAGACAAGTCCGTGCATGCTGATGACGACACTTCAACAGAGCGGAAAAGCTTCAAGAAGTGGGAATCTTTATATGTAAAAGTAAAGCTGAATGGCAATCAATCTGTTATTGAGGGTTCTAGTGTTCCGGCGATTTGGAAGGAAGCGTTGAAATGGATCGAAAACAATCGTCTGCCACTGCATGACCTGGTAAAAGCAGGAGTCATCCTTGGGTCTACTGATAATGGAAAGCGTTATGCGATTGCGCTCCAGCCGATCCATCCAGATCAAAGGCCATTTACGCAGCTTCATACTTATCAATCCCAACTTACAGGTGAAGTATATTATTTAGAGACAAAGATCAATCCAAAGTCCGGGCTTGAGACATTAGGTAAGGTTTTAAATCGACTGGGTGTTGAAGTAGATATACCTTTATTGAAGGGTGAATAG
- a CDS encoding DUF3934 family protein, which translates to MSKAKGKKSGTGRGTGKKGWNRWQASANKAKSFKPYKSKGVKHGDASKDEASEK; encoded by the coding sequence TTGAGTAAAGCAAAGGGTAAGAAGAGCGGAACAGGCAGAGGTACAGGCAAGAAAGGCTGGAATCGCTGGCAAGCAAGTGCGAATAAAGCCAAGAGTTTCAAGCCGTACAAAAGTAAAGGTGTAAAACATGGGGATGCTTCAAAGGATGAAGCCTCTGAAAAATAG
- a CDS encoding DUF2975 domain-containing protein: protein MKKSSTLFLKVAVIFIGIPVLALCLFLLPQIASEANEAMERGSDLALAVYAILMVLYVSAVPFYFALYQSFNLLTYIDRNQAFSDLSVIALKKIKNSAIIISGLFVVALPFVYILAEVDDAPGLILIGMGMVFAPLVVAVFAAVLQRLLKEAIDYKEENDLIV from the coding sequence ATGAAAAAAAGTTCAACTCTTTTTCTGAAGGTAGCTGTAATTTTTATCGGCATACCGGTTTTGGCTTTGTGTCTGTTTTTATTGCCTCAGATAGCTTCTGAGGCGAATGAGGCAATGGAAAGAGGTTCAGATTTGGCTCTTGCGGTTTACGCAATATTAATGGTTCTGTATGTTTCGGCCGTTCCATTTTACTTCGCTCTGTATCAATCATTTAACCTTTTAACGTATATCGACAGGAACCAGGCTTTCTCTGACTTGTCTGTAATAGCTCTTAAGAAAATCAAGAATAGTGCCATCATCATCAGCGGCTTATTTGTGGTTGCTCTCCCATTCGTCTACATTTTAGCGGAGGTAGATGATGCACCGGGTCTTATACTCATCGGAATGGGGATGGTTTTTGCTCCGCTGGTGGTTGCGGTCTTTGCAGCAGTTCTCCAGCGACTTTTAAAAGAAGCCATCGATTACAAAGAAGAGAACGACTTAATAGTCTGA
- a CDS encoding helix-turn-helix domain-containing protein: protein MAIIINIDVMLAKRKMSVTELSERVGITMANLSILKNGKAKAIRLSTLEAICKALECQPGDILEYRSDEEY from the coding sequence ATGGCAATTATAATCAATATTGATGTGATGCTGGCAAAAAGGAAAATGAGTGTAACGGAGCTTTCAGAACGGGTTGGAATCACAATGGCTAACCTTTCAATTTTGAAAAATGGCAAAGCAAAAGCAATCAGACTGTCCACTCTAGAAGCCATTTGCAAAGCATTAGAATGCCAGCCAGGTGATATTTTGGAGTATAGAAGTGATGAAGAGTATTGA
- a CDS encoding DUF2935 domain-containing protein, which produces MANPIVARSLDEIQFWSRIMKEHALFLSLGFTYEQQQLIAEAQQFITVFERIEEKLSRFSADTDIRQVQAFNNEVYQAAVAIWSYKRKVLGLTLRCEIRTNNFPLLVDHVSREAAYFANRLKELNEGKLAPEPDKIIQENLFFLKIMADHAKFIGHLLDPSERKLVDQANEFSHDFDQLVFQAVDLDSMRPQSETVPILDQFLDQNRVSVVSLRDFKKTARELIEACRIKSNIHPLLADHTFREAERFLEIIDLFDAHLTQPKQ; this is translated from the coding sequence ATGGCGAATCCAATTGTCGCAAGATCGTTGGACGAAATACAGTTTTGGTCCAGAATAATGAAGGAACATGCTTTGTTTTTAAGCCTTGGATTTACTTACGAACAGCAGCAATTGATAGCTGAGGCTCAACAATTTATTACTGTCTTTGAGCGAATCGAGGAAAAGCTCTCAAGGTTTTCCGCGGACACGGATATACGCCAAGTACAGGCCTTTAACAATGAGGTTTATCAAGCGGCTGTTGCCATTTGGAGTTACAAAAGAAAAGTGTTAGGGTTAACGCTACGCTGTGAAATCCGGACAAATAATTTCCCTTTATTGGTTGACCATGTTAGCAGAGAGGCTGCTTATTTTGCAAACAGGTTAAAAGAACTTAACGAAGGAAAACTAGCCCCCGAACCTGATAAGATTATTCAAGAAAATCTTTTCTTTTTAAAAATTATGGCCGACCATGCAAAATTCATCGGACATCTCTTAGACCCTTCCGAAAGAAAGCTAGTAGATCAAGCTAATGAGTTTAGTCATGATTTCGACCAACTGGTCTTTCAAGCGGTTGATTTAGACTCCATGCGTCCACAATCAGAAACAGTCCCAATCTTGGATCAATTCCTGGACCAAAACAGAGTTTCAGTAGTTTCACTAAGAGACTTTAAGAAAACAGCCAGAGAATTAATAGAGGCTTGCCGAATTAAAAGCAATATTCATCCACTATTAGCAGACCATACATTTAGAGAAGCAGAAAGGTTTTTAGAAATTATTGATTTATTTGACGCTCACCTTACACAACCAAAGCAATAA
- a CDS encoding GNAT family N-acetyltransferase, giving the protein MRDPILIEIPSQLETERLLLRAPNRTGDGSIVNQAIRDSFNELKAWLPFAQKLPAVEETEINLRKAHINFLKRESFRFLIFDKTTNDFIGTASLQRIDWSIPKCEIGYWINTKFSDSGYMTEAVKALTNFGLHQMEFKRIEIRCESTNLKSRAIPEKLGYELEGILRNDDLSADGSRLTDTCFYSIIS; this is encoded by the coding sequence ATGAGAGATCCTATATTAATAGAAATACCATCGCAGTTAGAAACAGAAAGATTATTACTTCGTGCCCCAAATCGAACCGGTGACGGAAGCATCGTTAACCAAGCAATAAGAGATTCATTCAATGAGTTAAAAGCATGGCTGCCATTTGCCCAAAAGCTGCCTGCAGTTGAGGAAACTGAAATTAACCTTAGAAAAGCTCATATTAACTTTTTAAAAAGAGAAAGCTTTCGTTTTCTCATTTTTGATAAAACGACGAATGATTTCATTGGAACGGCCAGCCTTCAAAGAATCGATTGGTCTATTCCTAAATGTGAAATTGGTTATTGGATTAATACCAAATTCAGCGACAGTGGATATATGACAGAAGCGGTTAAGGCATTAACCAATTTTGGACTTCATCAAATGGAGTTTAAGAGAATCGAAATTAGATGTGAATCAACAAATCTCAAAAGCCGTGCCATTCCCGAAAAACTCGGCTATGAATTAGAAGGCATATTGCGTAATGACGATTTATCAGCAGATGGCAGCCGGCTGACGGACACTTGTTTCTATTCAATCATTTCATAA
- a CDS encoding membrane lipoprotein lipid attachment site-containing protein — protein MKRITLFILILFTLSGCNMSYESIEEAVQSQWKTPIKVVNQDKNNQLVYYFDQSQHILGTYQYENGKYRYDNEQSIGTVFDSESGLPFLLSANHFDGVGEIIHGAIKTEQEVDRFVIEYKCGEKQEIQARSNTFITEFPSYLTIDADGFFGEVENAYAYDKNNEIIESWK, from the coding sequence ATGAAGAGAATCACATTATTTATTCTCATATTATTCACCTTATCTGGATGTAATATGAGCTATGAATCGATAGAAGAAGCAGTACAAAGTCAATGGAAAACTCCAATAAAAGTAGTCAACCAGGATAAGAATAATCAATTAGTTTATTATTTCGATCAGTCTCAACATATCTTAGGAACCTATCAATACGAGAATGGAAAGTACAGGTATGATAATGAACAAAGTATTGGAACAGTGTTTGATTCCGAGAGTGGATTGCCATTTCTGTTGTCAGCTAATCATTTTGATGGTGTAGGTGAGATCATACATGGGGCAATCAAAACTGAGCAAGAAGTGGATAGGTTTGTCATTGAGTATAAATGTGGAGAGAAACAGGAAATCCAAGCAAGAAGTAATACATTTATAACTGAATTTCCATCTTATCTAACAATCGATGCAGATGGATTCTTTGGGGAAGTTGAAAATGCTTATGCTTATGATAAAAATAATGAAATTATTGAAAGTTGGAAATAG
- a CDS encoding aminoglycoside 6-adenylyltransferase, protein MCVGFANKHLERDLSLPKYREAHLKSALNDLTSDPNVLAIYKAGSLARGNYDNYSDIDLHIIVTLDKKADFIKAKRNRAANWGNVLFYEDFNPASPVVVTHYDSFVKIDSWYHSPEEVVPSIWLKGYKVLYDPSNIISEVINESSYKIYKPSADEVEFWRGKLLAFIHETYRAVMRGEIFYALSNLDRVRWLVVSGWYMEMEQHLDSPYGVWSKIEGERSRLDHGQLSLLESWECGRNREKIMKTINGIIPEIIRLNKHLSKQVNIEHNEDHIKRIIDMVI, encoded by the coding sequence ATGTGTGTGGGATTTGCAAATAAACATTTAGAAAGGGATTTATCATTGCCCAAATATCGTGAAGCTCACTTGAAGAGTGCATTAAATGATTTAACATCTGATCCAAATGTTTTGGCTATTTATAAGGCAGGTTCATTAGCTAGAGGTAACTATGACAATTACTCGGATATTGATTTACATATTATTGTTACTCTTGATAAGAAAGCCGATTTTATTAAGGCAAAACGGAACAGAGCAGCTAATTGGGGAAATGTTTTATTTTACGAGGATTTCAATCCAGCATCACCAGTAGTAGTGACTCATTATGATTCTTTTGTGAAAATTGACAGCTGGTATCATTCACCTGAGGAAGTTGTTCCATCTATTTGGCTTAAAGGATATAAGGTTTTATACGATCCTAGCAACATTATTAGTGAGGTCATAAACGAGTCGTCGTATAAAATCTATAAGCCTTCAGCGGACGAGGTAGAGTTTTGGAGAGGAAAACTATTAGCTTTCATACACGAAACTTATCGTGCGGTGATGAGGGGAGAAATATTTTATGCCTTATCTAATTTAGATCGAGTCCGGTGGTTAGTCGTTTCTGGATGGTATATGGAAATGGAACAACATTTGGATAGCCCTTACGGTGTTTGGTCAAAGATAGAGGGCGAAAGAAGCAGGTTAGATCATGGGCAACTATCACTTCTCGAGAGTTGGGAATGCGGCCGGAATCGGGAAAAAATTATGAAAACAATCAATGGTATAATACCGGAAATAATCAGGCTTAATAAGCACCTGAGCAAACAAGTTAATATTGAACATAATGAGGACCATATTAAGAGAATCATAGATATGGTGATATAG
- a CDS encoding histidine phosphatase family protein, protein MIYVIRHGQTDLNKERKMQGRMGLELNEHGIEQAKALRDRLQNIKFDFVFSSPQNRAVQTAEIVSGLKADIDERLDVFDLGEADRLNVKDVKMAGPLPDPSVYKGVEEPDGFVKRVFGFMKELENQHGNGELNILIAGHRCTTGCIGAYFEGIPGDNNIMKFSSDTGDFKTYYFQHE, encoded by the coding sequence ATGATTTATGTAATCAGACATGGGCAAACAGATCTGAACAAAGAACGTAAAATGCAAGGGAGAATGGGTTTGGAATTAAACGAGCATGGAATAGAACAGGCAAAAGCATTACGAGATAGGCTGCAAAACATAAAATTCGATTTTGTATTTTCTTCCCCTCAGAATCGAGCAGTTCAAACAGCAGAAATTGTTTCCGGCCTAAAAGCTGATATTGATGAACGACTGGATGTTTTTGATTTGGGAGAAGCTGACAGATTAAATGTAAAAGATGTTAAGATGGCTGGCCCATTACCTGATCCATCGGTATATAAAGGTGTTGAAGAACCGGACGGCTTTGTAAAAAGAGTGTTCGGCTTTATGAAAGAACTTGAAAATCAGCATGGAAACGGAGAGCTAAATATACTTATTGCTGGTCACAGGTGCACTACTGGCTGTATTGGAGCTTACTTTGAAGGGATTCCAGGGGATAACAATATTATGAAATTCTCATCTGATACTGGCGATTTTAAAACTTATTATTTTCAGCATGAGTGA
- a CDS encoding SF0329 family protein — protein sequence MLRNQQWSKVKKKLDNFKCDSLKERVQFTVTNYRRAHDQLGRAFITVDKKEVLNMCTITSEMALNRREYVIKREKQIPYTDWSQNRIIWEEAHDWVLEEGIFAQYDFFDAVDEYFQQPIDESLKSSNMLIKIFALIDRRVGKRTLEKIKESILSENEIVQFFYKLRCDAEGLRISR from the coding sequence ATTTTGCGGAATCAGCAATGGAGCAAGGTAAAGAAAAAGTTAGATAATTTTAAATGTGATTCTCTAAAAGAAAGAGTTCAGTTTACCGTAACCAATTACAGAAGGGCTCACGATCAATTGGGCAGAGCCTTCATTACCGTTGATAAAAAAGAAGTCCTCAATATGTGTACGATTACCTCAGAGATGGCTTTAAACCGAAGAGAATACGTAATAAAAAGAGAGAAACAAATCCCTTATACTGATTGGAGTCAAAATCGTATTATATGGGAAGAAGCACACGATTGGGTCTTGGAGGAAGGAATTTTCGCACAGTATGACTTTTTTGATGCTGTCGATGAATACTTTCAGCAGCCAATTGACGAATCTTTGAAATCAAGTAACATGCTGATTAAAATATTCGCTTTAATAGATAGACGAGTAGGGAAAAGGACATTAGAAAAAATAAAGGAATCCATTCTTTCCGAGAATGAAATAGTACAGTTTTTTTATAAATTGCGTTGTGATGCTGAAGGATTAAGAATTTCTAGATAA